In a genomic window of Limibacter armeniacum:
- a CDS encoding sodium:solute symporter family transporter codes for GVVFAGYLKLMMPLIVVLPGIVAFVINKDPMAYNVGENLASTTADMAAGAITKSDEAYPWLLNTFIPTGLKGLAFAALAAAIVSSLASMINSTSTIFTMDIYKAHIQKEASNKKLVSMGRLVSVIALVIAVFVAPLLGELDQAFQFIQEFTGLVTPGVLVIFTLGLFWKRATANAAFAAAILTFPLSWGMKVLVPSMPFLDRMFIVMILLLAVGVIVSLMGTEDKEKSIKLDKGLFSTSTHFNIASIGICGILSVLYLVFW; via the coding sequence GGGGGTAGTGTTTGCCGGTTACCTGAAATTGATGATGCCACTGATTGTGGTACTTCCGGGTATTGTGGCATTTGTGATCAACAAAGACCCAATGGCTTACAATGTGGGAGAAAATTTGGCTTCAACAACAGCGGATATGGCAGCAGGCGCTATCACCAAATCAGATGAGGCATACCCTTGGTTGCTGAACACCTTTATCCCGACAGGACTTAAAGGGTTGGCATTTGCAGCATTGGCGGCAGCCATCGTTTCCTCTCTGGCATCCATGATCAATAGTACATCCACCATCTTTACAATGGATATCTACAAGGCACATATACAAAAAGAAGCTTCTAACAAGAAGTTGGTAAGTATGGGACGTCTTGTGTCAGTAATAGCCTTGGTGATTGCCGTTTTTGTGGCGCCATTGTTGGGTGAGTTGGATCAGGCATTCCAATTTATTCAGGAGTTTACAGGACTTGTAACACCGGGTGTATTGGTGATCTTTACCTTAGGTCTTTTCTGGAAAAGGGCAACAGCGAATGCAGCCTTTGCAGCGGCTATCCTGACATTCCCGCTTTCATGGGGAATGAAAGTCTTGGTTCCATCCATGCCATTCCTTGACAGGATGTTTATCGTGATGATATTACTGTTGGCTGTAGGCGTGATTGTTTCACTGATGGGAACAGAAGACAAGGAGAAAAGCATCAAACTGGATAAAGGACTTTTCAGTACCAGTACGCATTTCAATATTGCATCAATAGGGATTTGTGGTATTCTATCTGTGTTATATTTGGTATTCTGGTAG
- a CDS encoding sulfatase has product MKRPYIILALILLLLSNSLWAQNTKQQKKPNVLMIIADDMNGFGVNKIYPVVQTPHLDKLAKESINFKNAVCNSPVCNPSRSSFFSGLYPHTSGSYLNGSDAWNRSEKVKAIKSLPECFKENGYETWGRGKLTHSPVPEERKQQMWDNSLARNGGFGPFPEDQQYWYGGNKFKSVKAYEDDQVFPDVWNADSAVVFLEREHKKPFFMCYGLWRPHSPYTAPKRFFDLYNEEELTLPATHQKGDLDDVPFLGRMLVDSLKNFQGSEENPDALVKKFLYGYAANTSFADWNIGRVLEALDKSEYADNTIVILFSDNGFHAGSKQRWGKATLWDMADIVPMLVRMPDKKGSVSNATVSLVDLYPTLVEYCGISKPAQQMDGQSFHYLLENPNAKWDRPSFTSYGIKYSSVRSEQYRYIQYPNGTQELYDLKQDPYEFENIVEKSDMKEVIEYHQQFIPEKWAESTGGRLEVNRDFDEVMRELTPLHRAYGKKSKKKNKRKEKQK; this is encoded by the coding sequence ATGAAAAGACCATACATAATACTAGCTCTAATTCTGCTACTGTTGTCTAATTCGCTTTGGGCACAAAACACCAAACAGCAGAAAAAGCCCAATGTCCTGATGATTATTGCAGACGATATGAACGGTTTTGGGGTCAATAAAATCTACCCGGTAGTCCAGACTCCCCACCTCGATAAATTGGCAAAAGAGTCCATCAACTTTAAGAATGCCGTTTGCAATTCTCCAGTCTGCAATCCTTCCCGTTCTTCCTTTTTCAGTGGTTTGTATCCTCATACCTCAGGGTCTTACTTAAATGGTAGCGATGCTTGGAACCGTTCTGAAAAGGTAAAAGCAATCAAGAGCTTGCCGGAATGTTTTAAAGAAAATGGATATGAAACGTGGGGTAGGGGAAAACTCACCCACAGTCCTGTTCCTGAAGAACGGAAACAGCAAATGTGGGACAACTCATTAGCACGAAATGGAGGGTTTGGACCTTTTCCTGAAGACCAACAATACTGGTATGGCGGAAACAAGTTCAAGTCTGTAAAGGCGTATGAAGATGATCAGGTATTTCCCGATGTGTGGAATGCTGACTCAGCTGTCGTATTTCTGGAGCGAGAACACAAAAAGCCTTTTTTCATGTGCTATGGCTTGTGGCGACCACACTCACCCTACACTGCCCCGAAAAGATTCTTTGACCTGTACAATGAAGAGGAATTAACCTTGCCCGCAACTCACCAAAAAGGAGATCTGGATGATGTACCATTCTTAGGGCGAATGCTGGTGGACTCCCTAAAGAATTTTCAAGGTAGTGAGGAAAACCCTGATGCTTTGGTTAAAAAATTCCTCTATGGCTATGCTGCCAATACTAGTTTTGCGGATTGGAATATAGGTCGTGTATTGGAAGCATTGGACAAATCTGAATATGCGGATAATACGATCGTTATCCTGTTTTCGGATAATGGATTTCATGCCGGATCAAAACAGCGTTGGGGAAAAGCCACGCTTTGGGATATGGCGGATATTGTCCCGATGCTGGTACGTATGCCTGACAAAAAAGGGAGTGTATCCAATGCGACTGTAAGCTTGGTTGATCTCTACCCAACCTTGGTCGAGTATTGCGGCATCAGCAAACCAGCGCAACAAATGGATGGGCAAAGTTTTCACTACTTACTTGAAAACCCGAATGCAAAATGGGATAGACCTTCTTTTACTTCTTATGGCATAAAATATTCGTCTGTTAGAAGCGAGCAGTACCGCTACATTCAATATCCAAATGGAACGCAAGAATTGTATGATCTAAAGCAAGACCCTTACGAGTTTGAGAATATCGTAGAAAAAAGCGATATGAAAGAAGTGATTGAATACCATCAGCAATTTATTCCTGAAAAGTGGGCTGAATCAACAGGCGGAAGACTGGAAGTGAATAGGGATTTTGACGAGGTAATGCGGGAGCTGACGCCTTTACATAGAGCATATGGTAAAAAGAGTAAGAAGAAGAATAAAAGAAAGGAAAAGCAGAAATAG
- a CDS encoding endonuclease/exonuclease/phosphatase family protein, whose translation MKEKMSFLKGISILFLGCCSLLLLGRDHYLLGTSLIIFRWAIVLIGIIILYRIFKITTLKILRGVLFFVLLLLLVESLWYSFSQPALANVTEGVELEMMTYNVFFRNKNPLAVIRQITKRNPEILVLQEVTPKWKKTLSEQLSRVYPYNAIYIQDGTHGIACFSKYPILSDKLLLNSNQLPFAQVLDISIKDKRLQLFNVHLASPAVAVEHPDKFMELYKANYELRKTQLDEIMRLAKISRNKTDAQVLIGDLNTMSFEPLYRDLNAEWVNLYSEKGEGWGLNFPNLAKVQPFVTLDYIFIRGQLQAVGAEVISGGSSDHLPVTGRVMF comes from the coding sequence ATGAAAGAGAAAATGAGTTTTTTAAAAGGTATTTCGATTCTATTCTTAGGCTGTTGTTCATTATTACTTTTGGGAAGGGATCATTACCTGTTAGGAACCTCTTTGATAATATTCAGATGGGCGATAGTATTGATTGGGATTATAATTCTGTACAGAATTTTTAAAATAACGACCTTGAAAATACTTAGAGGGGTATTGTTTTTTGTTTTACTGTTGCTTTTGGTTGAATCACTCTGGTATAGTTTTTCGCAGCCTGCTTTAGCTAATGTAACGGAAGGTGTTGAACTTGAAATGATGACTTATAATGTCTTCTTTAGAAACAAGAACCCTTTAGCTGTAATAAGACAAATAACAAAGAGGAACCCTGAAATATTGGTTCTTCAGGAAGTAACACCTAAATGGAAAAAAACTTTGTCTGAACAGCTTAGTAGGGTATATCCTTACAACGCTATTTATATTCAAGATGGAACCCACGGTATAGCCTGCTTTTCAAAATATCCAATATTGAGTGACAAATTGTTACTAAACTCGAATCAATTGCCTTTTGCTCAAGTACTAGACATATCAATTAAAGATAAAAGGCTTCAACTATTCAATGTACATCTAGCATCTCCTGCAGTTGCAGTGGAACATCCTGACAAGTTTATGGAGCTGTATAAAGCCAATTATGAATTAAGAAAAACTCAGTTAGATGAAATTATGAGGCTGGCAAAAATTAGTAGGAATAAAACTGATGCACAAGTGCTGATAGGAGACTTAAATACCATGTCTTTTGAACCCCTATATAGGGATTTGAATGCTGAATGGGTAAACTTATATAGTGAAAAGGGAGAGGGATGGGGATTAAACTTTCCCAATCTTGCTAAGGTACAGCCTTTTGTTACACTAGATTATATTTTTATCAGAGGTCAGTTGCAGGCTGTAGGTGCTGAAGTGATCAGCGGGGGAAGTTCTGACCATTTACCAGTTACAGGTAGGGTAATGTTTTGA
- a CDS encoding sulfatase family protein, whose protein sequence is MSRIIILLFGIWSLASMSFAQQRPNILLIVSDDHGKEAIGAYGNPVIKTPAMDRLAAEGIKFNNAFCTSASCSASRSVILTGKFGHATGHYGHEHAYHHFSTFDGVKSLPVMLEASGYRTARVGKYHLAPEKVYHFQHVLPSNCRNPVEMAEASNSFMSNSDDPFFLYYCPCDPHRSHDNANDKPFKPNLFGNKKNGYKGVTTQSYKPEEVIVPGFLPDTEATRQELAQYYESVSRVDQGLETLIRQLKESGKYDNTLIIYISDNGVAFPGAKTTLYEPGMRLPMLVKMPKQEGKGSERNQLVSWADLTPTLLEIATGQIPDEGFQGHSFTEVLHNPNTKGQPEIYAAHNFHEVTMYYPMRVIRTDRYKLIYNIAHPLQYPFASDLWASATWQYVMNQGMEQYGKRAVETYLHHPKLELYDLKNDPDETINLVDSPQHQETLNAMTEKLIKFQKTTGDPWVYKWEFE, encoded by the coding sequence ATGTCAAGAATCATCATTTTACTCTTCGGGATATGGTCGCTGGCAAGTATGAGTTTTGCCCAGCAAAGACCCAATATCCTGCTGATCGTCTCGGATGACCACGGCAAGGAAGCCATCGGTGCCTATGGCAATCCGGTGATAAAAACCCCAGCCATGGACAGGCTGGCGGCAGAAGGCATCAAGTTCAACAACGCTTTTTGCACCTCGGCAAGCTGCAGTGCCAGCCGCTCGGTGATCCTGACCGGCAAGTTTGGGCATGCCACTGGACATTACGGTCACGAACATGCCTACCATCATTTCAGTACTTTCGATGGTGTGAAAAGCCTTCCCGTCATGTTGGAAGCATCCGGTTACCGGACTGCAAGGGTGGGTAAATATCATCTTGCACCCGAAAAGGTCTATCACTTTCAGCATGTCCTGCCATCCAACTGTCGCAATCCGGTAGAAATGGCGGAAGCGTCCAACAGTTTTATGAGCAACTCGGATGATCCTTTTTTCCTGTATTATTGCCCCTGCGATCCGCACCGGAGCCATGACAACGCCAATGACAAGCCTTTTAAACCAAACCTTTTCGGAAACAAGAAAAACGGTTACAAAGGCGTAACGACACAATCCTACAAACCGGAAGAGGTGATTGTCCCGGGTTTCCTGCCGGATACGGAAGCGACCCGTCAGGAACTCGCACAATATTATGAGTCCGTTAGTAGAGTGGATCAGGGACTTGAAACGCTGATCAGACAGCTGAAGGAATCCGGTAAATACGACAACACTCTGATTATCTATATTTCAGATAACGGTGTTGCATTTCCGGGTGCCAAAACCACGCTCTACGAACCGGGCATGCGTCTGCCGATGCTGGTTAAGATGCCGAAACAGGAAGGAAAAGGAAGTGAGCGGAATCAATTGGTCAGCTGGGCAGACCTGACCCCCACCCTATTGGAAATAGCAACCGGACAAATTCCGGACGAAGGATTTCAGGGACACTCCTTTACCGAAGTACTGCACAACCCGAATACGAAAGGACAGCCGGAAATTTATGCCGCCCATAACTTCCATGAGGTCACAATGTATTACCCTATGCGGGTGATCAGGACGGACCGATACAAGCTGATCTACAATATCGCCCATCCGCTGCAGTACCCATTTGCTTCTGACCTATGGGCATCCGCCACTTGGCAATATGTGATGAACCAGGGAATGGAACAATATGGAAAAAGGGCAGTGGAAACTTACCTGCACCACCCGAAGCTGGAGCTTTATGACCTGAAAAACGATCCTGACGAAACCATCAATCTAGTTGACTCACCTCAGCATCAGGAAACACTGAACGCTATGACTGAAAAGCTGATCAAATTTCAGAAAACCACTGGCGATCCTTGGGTGTATAAGTGGGAGTTTGAGTGA
- the araA gene encoding L-arabinose isomerase yields the protein MINLKEREIWFVTGSQHLYGEETLRQVAEHSRQIVNGLDDCEEISLKVVYKPTVKTPEEIYGLCQEANQAAQCVGVVAWMHTFSPAKMWILGLKTLQKPMLHLHTQFNRDIPWSEIDMDFMNLNQSAHGDREFGFINTRMRLNRKVVAGHWQDPEVRRKIDVWARVAAAKADLQGGKFARIGDNMRYVAVTEGDKVSSEIKFGFSVNGFGLGDLTEHIRSVEDPAVASLMEEYESSYDMTDNLLKGGTHRQSLMDAARIELGLRSFLTNGNFKGFTDTFENLTNMVQLPGIAAQRLMADGYGFGAEGDWKTAAMLRASKVMVAGLKGGTSFMEDYTYHFEPGKEAVLGSHMLEICPSIADRKPRCEVHPLGIGGKADAVRLVFNSPAGPAINASLITLGDRFRLLVNEVEAITPPQDLPKLPVARVLWQTTPDMKTGLEAWIHAGGAHHTVYSQALTTEYMEDFADMFDLELVVIDQNTRIREFKQQLKFSDLYYQLRKEY from the coding sequence GTTTGGATGACTGTGAGGAAATTTCCCTGAAAGTGGTCTACAAACCTACCGTCAAGACGCCCGAAGAAATCTACGGTCTCTGTCAGGAAGCCAATCAGGCAGCACAATGTGTAGGCGTGGTAGCATGGATGCATACCTTCTCTCCTGCCAAGATGTGGATTCTAGGATTGAAAACCCTGCAAAAACCGATGCTGCACCTGCACACGCAGTTCAACCGTGATATCCCTTGGTCAGAGATCGATATGGACTTTATGAACCTGAACCAGTCTGCCCACGGTGACCGTGAGTTCGGGTTTATCAATACCCGTATGCGCCTGAACCGCAAGGTGGTCGCAGGTCACTGGCAGGATCCTGAGGTACGCAGAAAGATCGATGTTTGGGCTAGAGTGGCAGCTGCCAAAGCAGACTTGCAGGGAGGAAAATTTGCCCGTATCGGAGACAATATGCGCTATGTGGCGGTAACCGAGGGTGACAAGGTTTCTTCAGAGATCAAATTCGGATTCTCGGTGAACGGCTTCGGCCTGGGTGATCTGACAGAGCATATCCGATCAGTGGAAGACCCCGCTGTCGCTAGCCTGATGGAAGAATATGAGTCAAGCTACGACATGACTGACAATCTGTTGAAAGGCGGTACTCACCGTCAGTCTCTGATGGATGCGGCTCGCATTGAGTTGGGACTTCGCAGTTTCCTTACCAATGGCAACTTCAAGGGCTTTACCGATACTTTTGAAAACCTGACCAATATGGTTCAGCTGCCGGGCATCGCAGCGCAAAGGCTGATGGCAGACGGATACGGTTTCGGGGCAGAAGGCGACTGGAAAACAGCCGCCATGCTGCGTGCCTCCAAGGTAATGGTGGCAGGGCTGAAAGGCGGAACTTCTTTCATGGAAGACTATACTTACCACTTTGAGCCGGGCAAGGAAGCCGTACTCGGTTCCCATATGCTGGAAATCTGTCCTTCAATCGCTGACAGAAAACCAAGATGCGAAGTGCATCCTTTGGGTATCGGTGGCAAAGCCGACGCTGTCAGACTGGTGTTCAACTCTCCGGCAGGACCTGCCATCAATGCCTCACTGATCACGTTGGGCGACCGCTTCAGACTGCTCGTCAACGAGGTGGAAGCCATCACTCCACCGCAGGATCTGCCGAAACTGCCCGTTGCCAGGGTATTGTGGCAGACCACTCCGGACATGAAAACCGGACTGGAAGCATGGATTCATGCAGGAGGTGCCCACCATACAGTTTACAGTCAGGCACTGACCACCGAGTATATGGAAGACTTTGCCGATATGTTTGACCTGGAGCTGGTAGTGATCGACCAGAACACCCGTATACGTGAGTTCAAGCAGCAGTTGAAATTCTCAGACCTGTACTACCAGCTGAGAAAAGAGTATTAG